A single region of the Buchnera aphidicola (Microlophium carnosum) genome encodes:
- the tusD gene encoding sulfurtransferase complex subunit TusD: MNYTILVTGAAYGTQNSSTAFLFCKSLLKTKHTLHSIFFYCDGVLNANSMTQPATDEFNLIKAWQGLNKKHKVKLYVCYSAALRRGVIEDEKILNMHVKKGNLAFFFELSGLVELANSIKICDRIIQF, from the coding sequence ATGAATTATACGATATTAGTAACAGGCGCTGCCTATGGAACACAAAATTCTAGCACTGCTTTTTTATTTTGTAAGTCTTTATTAAAAACAAAACATACATTACACAGTATATTCTTTTATTGTGATGGAGTCCTTAATGCTAATAGTATGACTCAACCGGCAACTGATGAATTCAACTTAATTAAAGCATGGCAGGGATTAAACAAAAAACATAAAGTAAAATTATATGTTTGTTATAGTGCTGCTTTAAGAAGAGGTGTTATAGAAGATGAAAAAATATTAAATATGCATGTTAAAAAAGGTAATCTAGCGTTTTTCTTTGAATTAAGTGGTTTAGTAGAACTAGCTAATTCTATAAAAATATGTGATCGAATAATACAATTTTAA
- the fkpA gene encoding FKBP-type peptidyl-prolyl cis-trans isomerase translates to MIFFLLKKIILICLILYVPKSFSISEPVPDIYFQSSSKINNTLHNQNEKLGYALGVSLGNYVNQSFEKQKKLGIKLDKNSLLKGIEDAISGNLKLSHQEIFSILKKFEEKLKNANKVEFKKNAKENFIQGELYMKNFSKMKDVKKTSSGLLYFIEREGEGEILTNDAKITVHYKGTLINGIEFDNSYSRGKPISLMLKDVILGWQEGLKYIKKGGKIKLVIPPNLAYGEKEVNGIPKNSTLIFDIELLDVVNTL, encoded by the coding sequence ATGATTTTTTTTCTTCTAAAAAAAATAATATTAATTTGTTTAATATTATACGTTCCAAAGTCGTTTTCAATATCAGAACCTGTACCTGATATCTATTTCCAATCTTCTTCAAAAATAAATAATACATTGCACAACCAAAATGAAAAATTAGGTTATGCTTTAGGTGTTTCATTAGGTAATTATGTGAATCAATCTTTTGAAAAACAAAAAAAATTGGGTATTAAATTAGATAAAAATAGTCTTTTAAAAGGAATAGAAGATGCTATTTCTGGTAATTTAAAACTTTCACATCAAGAAATCTTTTCAATTCTCAAGAAGTTCGAAGAAAAATTAAAAAATGCAAATAAAGTTGAATTTAAAAAAAATGCAAAAGAAAACTTCATTCAAGGCGAACTTTATATGAAAAATTTTTCTAAAATGAAGGATGTCAAGAAAACCTCTAGTGGTCTCTTATATTTTATAGAAAGAGAAGGAGAGGGCGAGATATTGACAAATGATGCAAAAATTACTGTGCATTATAAAGGTACACTAATTAATGGAATAGAATTTGATAATTCTTATAGCAGAGGGAAACCTATATCATTGATGTTAAAAGATGTTATATTAGGTTGGCAAGAAGGTTTAAAATATATAAAAAAAGGCGGTAAAATAAAATTAGTAATACCACCTAATTTGGCATATGGAGAAAAAGAAGTTAATGGAATTCCAAAAAACTCTACTTTAATTTTTGACATAGAATTATTAGATGTAGTTAATACACTATAG
- the tsgA gene encoding MFS transporter TsgA, which produces MKDINRMGLTWISFLSYAFTGALVVVTGMIMGNIADYFRLSISQMSNTFTFLNAGILISIFINSWLIEIVSLKKQLIFGFILTIIAIIGIVFCNSIFLFSINMFILGLVSGITMSIGTFIITHLYSGSKRGSQLLLTDSFFSMSGMIFPIITAYLLEKKITWYWTYVCIGIIYLLIFFLTININFINFKRDIKNIKEIKEKWNFNVLLLSISALFYILGQLSFISWVPQYAAKIMNIDIKKTGSLVSSFWMSYMIGMWFFSLIIKFFNLYRMFIFLTSISTILMYFFIHSTIFLNQQYIIIGLGFFSSAIYTIIITLASLQTKKPSPKLINLILLFGTIGTLLTFIVTSPIVEVKGLYMTLISSNILYATVFFLSILIYFNKKYQNIK; this is translated from the coding sequence ATGAAAGATATTAATCGAATGGGACTAACATGGATCAGTTTTTTATCATATGCATTTACCGGAGCGCTAGTTGTTGTCACTGGCATGATTATGGGTAATATTGCTGATTATTTTCGTTTATCTATATCTCAGATGAGTAATACATTTACTTTTTTAAATGCAGGAATATTAATATCAATTTTTATAAATTCTTGGCTAATAGAAATTGTATCCCTAAAAAAACAGCTAATATTTGGATTTATACTGACTATTATAGCTATCATCGGTATAGTTTTCTGTAATAGTATATTTTTGTTTTCAATAAATATGTTCATACTGGGTTTAGTAAGTGGAATTACTATGTCAATTGGTACATTTATTATTACTCATTTATACTCAGGATCAAAAAGAGGTTCTCAATTGCTATTAACTGATTCTTTTTTTAGTATGTCTGGAATGATATTTCCGATCATTACCGCTTATCTTTTAGAAAAAAAAATTACTTGGTATTGGACTTATGTATGTATAGGAATCATCTATTTGTTAATTTTTTTTCTAACAATAAATATAAATTTTATAAACTTTAAACGTGACATAAAAAATATTAAAGAAATAAAAGAAAAGTGGAACTTTAATGTACTGTTATTATCAATTTCAGCATTATTCTATATCTTAGGACAATTAAGTTTTATTTCTTGGGTGCCGCAATATGCTGCTAAAATCATGAATATTGATATAAAAAAAACTGGTAGTTTAGTGAGCAGTTTTTGGATGTCTTACATGATTGGAATGTGGTTTTTTAGTTTGATAATTAAGTTTTTTAACTTATATCGTATGTTTATCTTTCTTACCAGCATTTCTACTATACTTATGTATTTCTTTATTCATAGTACAATTTTTTTAAATCAACAATATATAATTATTGGTTTAGGATTTTTCTCTAGTGCTATTTATACTATAATTATAACATTAGCATCATTACAGACAAAAAAACCTTCCCCAAAATTAATAAACTTAATTTTATTATTTGGTACAATTGGAACTTTACTTACATTTATTGTAACTAGTCCTATAGTAGAAGTAAAAGGATTATACATGACTTTGATTAGTTCAAACATATTATATGCGACAGTATTTTTTTTGTCTATTTTAATTTATTTTAATAAAAAATATCAAAATATTAAATAA
- the trpS gene encoding tryptophan--tRNA ligase, producing MIFSKPILFSAVQPSGNLTLGNYIGTMRHWSKMQHDYECLYCVADLHALTMQENKIDLKTFTFDTLSFYLACGVDPNKSIIFIQSHAYQHSQLNWILNCFSQFSELLRMTQFKIKRNIKQNCTQQTNAALFNYPILMASDILLYQTNFVPVGRDQKQHIELTRNIANRFNTLYGNIFTLPEPLITQYGSKIMSLLEPNKKMSKSDINKNNVIFLLDDIPTIILKIQHAFTDSEMPYKIYYDVEKKPGISNLLEILSAITNKDISFLLKELEGIMYSEFKKIVADYLSKFLSKLQKSYNNYRYDESYLKKIAYEGAMKSQLKSEKTLKDIRDKLGLIAPFK from the coding sequence ATGATTTTTTCTAAACCTATTTTATTTAGTGCTGTACAGCCTTCTGGAAACTTAACTCTTGGAAATTATATAGGTACAATGCGTCATTGGTCTAAAATGCAGCATGATTATGAATGTCTCTATTGTGTTGCTGATTTGCATGCGCTAACTATGCAGGAAAATAAAATTGATTTAAAAACATTTACTTTTGATACATTATCTTTTTATTTAGCTTGCGGGGTGGATCCGAATAAAAGTATTATTTTTATTCAATCTCATGCTTATCAGCATAGTCAACTAAATTGGATTTTAAATTGTTTTAGTCAATTTTCAGAATTACTTCGTATGACACAATTTAAAATTAAACGAAACATAAAACAAAATTGTACACAACAAACAAATGCAGCTTTATTTAATTATCCAATTTTAATGGCGTCAGATATTTTGTTATATCAAACTAATTTTGTTCCAGTAGGACGAGATCAAAAACAGCACATAGAATTAACACGGAATATAGCTAATCGATTTAATACTTTGTACGGTAATATATTTACATTACCTGAACCACTCATTACTCAATATGGTTCTAAAATTATGTCTTTATTGGAACCAAATAAAAAAATGTCTAAATCTGATATTAATAAAAACAATGTAATCTTTTTATTAGACGATATTCCAACTATTATATTAAAAATACAACATGCTTTTACCGATTCAGAAATGCCATATAAAATATATTACGATGTAGAAAAAAAACCAGGAATTTCAAATTTATTAGAAATTCTTTCTGCTATTACTAATAAAGATATCAGTTTTTTACTAAAAGAATTAGAAGGTATAATGTACTCAGAATTTAAAAAGATTGTTGCAGATTATTTATCTAAATTTTTATCTAAATTGCAAAAATCTTATAATAATTATCGTTACGACGAATCTTATTTAAAAAAAATAGCTTATGAAGGCGCAATGAAATCTCAATTAAAATCTGAAAAAACTTTAAAAGATATACGTGATAAATTAGGATTAATTGCACCATTTAAATAA
- the rpe gene encoding ribulose-phosphate 3-epimerase codes for MKNFFLAPSILSADFARLGKDTKKAIDAGSDLIHFDVMDNHYVPNLTMGPMILESLRNYNINAPIDVHLMVKPVDNLIPQFAKAGATFITFHPEATLHIERTLQLIKEHGCKAGLAFNPATPLNFLDHILEKLDLILLMSVNPGFGNQSFLPSTLDKLREVRKMIDANFPDILLEVDGGVKLNNIAEIALAGANVFVIGSGLFKYSNYELIIKKIRKELQHVCSRSIH; via the coding sequence ATGAAAAATTTTTTTTTAGCTCCATCAATTTTATCTGCTGATTTTGCTCGTTTAGGAAAAGATACAAAAAAAGCAATAGATGCAGGAAGTGATTTGATACATTTTGATGTTATGGATAATCATTATGTACCGAATTTAACTATGGGTCCTATGATCTTAGAATCATTGCGCAATTATAATATTAACGCACCAATTGATGTTCATTTAATGGTAAAACCAGTAGATAATTTAATTCCTCAATTTGCTAAAGCAGGAGCAACTTTTATTACTTTTCATCCAGAAGCAACGCTTCATATTGAACGAACATTACAGTTAATTAAGGAACATGGATGTAAAGCAGGATTAGCATTTAATCCTGCTACACCACTTAATTTTCTTGATCATATACTAGAAAAATTAGATTTAATTTTATTAATGTCAGTAAATCCGGGATTTGGTAATCAGTCTTTTTTACCATCTACATTAGATAAATTACGTGAAGTAAGAAAAATGATTGATGCTAATTTTCCTGACATTCTTTTAGAAGTAGATGGTGGAGTAAAACTAAATAATATTGCTGAGATTGCATTAGCTGGAGCTAATGTTTTTGTTATCGGATCTGGATTATTTAAGTATTCTAATTATGAGCTTATCATTAAAAAAATTCGAAAAGAATTGCAACATGTTTGTTCTAGATCTATTCATTAA
- a CDS encoding Dam family site-specific DNA-(adenine-N6)-methyltransferase produces the protein MKKKRSFLKWAGGKYLMLDYILKILPERKCLIEPFVGAGSVFLNTNYNNYILADINSDLINLFNIVKTRFLDFINDAQFFFTPRTNKLDFYSIHRTIFNSSSNNYQKALIFLYLNRHCYNGLCRYNLKGEFNVPFGSYQKPYFPQKELYQFSEHAQKAVFICSSYNNTLKKIKTDSVVYCDPPYLPLSKTSNFTRYYINHFDFYEHKKLVYLIESIFKKKSIPFLVSNQDILLTRILYQKAFLYFIKSKRSISCTVKNRKKFNELLALYN, from the coding sequence ATGAAAAAAAAACGTTCTTTTCTAAAATGGGCAGGAGGAAAATATTTAATGTTAGACTATATCCTTAAAATCCTTCCCGAAAGAAAATGTTTAATTGAACCATTTGTAGGTGCCGGTTCAGTATTCTTGAATACTAACTATAATAATTATATTTTAGCAGATATTAATAGTGATCTTATTAATTTATTTAATATTGTTAAAACTCGTTTTTTAGATTTTATTAATGATGCACAATTTTTTTTTACCCCTCGCACCAATAAACTAGATTTTTATTCTATACATCGCACTATATTTAATAGTAGTTCTAACAATTATCAAAAAGCACTGATTTTCTTATATTTAAATAGACATTGCTATAATGGATTATGTCGATATAATTTAAAAGGAGAATTCAATGTTCCTTTTGGAAGTTATCAAAAACCATATTTTCCACAAAAAGAATTATATCAATTTTCTGAACATGCTCAAAAAGCAGTGTTTATTTGTTCTTCTTATAATAATACATTAAAAAAAATTAAAACTGATTCTGTAGTATACTGTGATCCACCTTATTTGCCTTTATCTAAAACTTCGAATTTTACTAGATATTATATTAATCATTTTGATTTTTATGAACATAAAAAATTAGTATATCTTATAGAATCTATTTTTAAAAAAAAATCTATTCCTTTTTTAGTATCAAATCAAGATATTTTATTAACACGTATATTATACCAAAAAGCTTTCTTATATTTTATAAAATCTAAACGTTCTATTAGTTGCACCGTAAAAAATCGGAAAAAATTTAATGAATTATTAGCTTTATATAATTAA
- the aroB gene encoding 3-dehydroquinate synthase, translating into MERLKVVLGERSYPINIGSGIIQEDNIFWPLKPGDQAMLVTNKTLANLLKDKIFYHLRKSGIKIDQVILSDGEQYKTLNEMELIISALLEKKHARDTTIVALGGGVIGDLAGFAASVYQRGVRFIQIPTTLLSQVDASVGGKTAVNHLLGKNMIGSFWQPSSVIIDIDCLNTLPYTELVSGMAEVIKYAIIFDETFFSWLEENIESILALNHTAMSYCIKKCCELKSQLISLDERENNFRALLNLGHTYGHAIEVHAGYGNWLHGEAISVGIVMAARTAELLGLLKTIDFKRILVLLQRTGLPIKGPKNMSAASYIPYMMRDKKVISGEIRLVLPLSVGKAEIYNNIDKNIILTAIKNSQ; encoded by the coding sequence GTGGAACGATTAAAAGTTGTTCTAGGAGAACGTAGTTATCCTATTAATATAGGATCTGGTATTATTCAAGAAGATAATATCTTCTGGCCTTTAAAACCTGGTGATCAAGCAATGTTAGTGACTAATAAAACACTAGCTAATCTTTTAAAAGATAAAATTTTTTATCATTTAAGAAAGTCTGGAATTAAAATAGATCAAGTAATTTTATCAGATGGTGAACAGTATAAAACATTAAATGAGATGGAGCTAATAATTTCTGCTTTATTAGAAAAAAAACATGCTCGCGATACAACTATCGTTGCGTTAGGTGGAGGTGTGATAGGTGATTTAGCTGGTTTTGCTGCTTCTGTTTATCAAAGAGGCGTACGTTTTATTCAAATACCAACTACTCTTTTATCTCAAGTAGATGCTTCTGTTGGAGGAAAAACAGCTGTGAATCATTTACTTGGTAAAAACATGATTGGTTCTTTTTGGCAACCATCTTCTGTAATCATTGACATCGATTGCTTGAACACACTTCCATATACTGAATTAGTATCTGGTATGGCAGAAGTAATTAAATATGCTATTATTTTTGATGAAACATTTTTTTCTTGGTTAGAAGAAAACATTGAATCTATTTTAGCTCTTAATCATACAGCTATGTCTTATTGTATAAAAAAATGTTGTGAGTTAAAATCACAATTAATTTCTTTAGATGAAAGAGAAAATAATTTTAGAGCATTATTGAATCTTGGTCATACATATGGTCATGCGATCGAAGTGCATGCCGGATATGGAAATTGGCTACATGGAGAAGCAATATCAGTGGGTATAGTTATGGCTGCACGCACTGCTGAATTATTAGGACTCTTAAAAACAATTGATTTTAAAAGAATACTTGTTTTATTACAAAGAACTGGTTTACCTATAAAAGGACCAAAAAATATGTCTGCTGCTTCATATATCCCATATATGATGAGAGATAAAAAAGTAATTTCAGGAGAAATTAGACTAGTACTTCCGCTCTCTGTTGGAAAAGCAGAAATCTATAATAATATAGATAAAAACATTATTTTAACTGCTATTAAAAATTCTCAATAA
- the aroK gene encoding shikimate kinase AroK yields the protein MAEKRNIFLVGPMGAGKSTIGRQLSQQLNMEFFDSDQEIEKRTGADISWVFDVEGESGFRLRERKIIDELTIKQGIVLATGGGSVKFKETRNFLSSRGIVVYLETTIEKQLARTKRDKTRPLLQSVTSNRIILENLAHERNPLYEEIADIKVQTDDYSAKSVAFNIIRLLEEI from the coding sequence ATGGCAGAAAAACGAAATATTTTTCTAGTTGGTCCTATGGGTGCCGGAAAAAGTACTATTGGTCGTCAATTGTCTCAACAACTTAACATGGAATTTTTTGATTCTGATCAAGAAATTGAGAAGCGTACTGGAGCTGATATAAGTTGGGTATTTGATGTAGAAGGTGAAAGTGGTTTTCGTTTGAGAGAACGAAAAATTATTGATGAATTAACTATTAAACAAGGTATTGTTCTTGCTACCGGAGGAGGTTCAGTCAAGTTTAAAGAAACTCGTAATTTTCTATCATCTCGTGGTATTGTTGTTTATTTAGAAACAACAATTGAAAAACAATTAGCACGTACTAAAAGAGATAAAACAAGACCATTATTACAATCTGTTACCTCAAATCGCATTATATTAGAAAATCTAGCTCATGAAAGAAATCCTTTATATGAAGAAATTGCAGATATAAAAGTTCAAACTGATGATTACAGTGCTAAATCTGTAGCTTTTAATATAATTCGTTTATTAGAAGAAATATAA
- the deoD gene encoding purine-nucleoside phosphorylase: MSTPHISSKKNDFSDVVLMPGDPIRAKYITEKYLNNYIQINNTRLMLAYTGFYKNRKVSIMSHGIGIPSASLYTRELIVEFNVKKIIRIGTCGAVRDDIKLRDIVISMGASTDSKVHRIKFNNHDFSAIADFDLIYNIVSVARKMNIKVSIGNFFTTDSFYNDDNIMLNILKKYNIIGVDMETAGIYGVASELKAQALSICTVSDHIINKKSLSSIERESTFNDMIELALESIL; the protein is encoded by the coding sequence GTGTCTACTCCTCATATAAGTAGTAAAAAAAATGATTTTTCAGATGTCGTTCTTATGCCAGGAGATCCAATACGAGCAAAATATATTACTGAAAAATATTTAAATAATTATATTCAAATTAATAATACTCGCTTAATGTTAGCTTATACTGGATTTTACAAAAATCGAAAAGTTTCAATAATGAGTCATGGTATCGGTATACCATCGGCTTCTCTTTATACACGAGAATTAATTGTTGAATTTAATGTAAAAAAAATTATTCGTATAGGAACTTGTGGTGCTGTAAGAGATGACATAAAGTTACGTGATATAGTGATTAGTATGGGTGCTTCTACTGATTCGAAAGTACATAGAATAAAATTTAATAACCATGATTTTTCTGCTATTGCAGATTTTGATTTAATTTATAATATAGTTTCAGTTGCAAGAAAAATGAATATTAAAGTCTCTATTGGTAATTTTTTTACCACAGATTCTTTTTATAATGATGACAATATAATGCTAAATATTTTAAAGAAATATAATATTATAGGAGTTGATATGGAGACTGCAGGAATATATGGAGTGGCTTCTGAATTAAAAGCTCAAGCATTGTCAATATGTACAGTATCTGATCATATTATAAATAAAAAATCTCTTTCATCAATAGAAAGAGAGTCGACGTTTAATGATATGATTGAATTAGCTCTAGAGTCAATTTTATAA
- a CDS encoding phosphopentomutase, whose protein sequence is MKRVFLIVLDSFGIGSSSDADKFNDIGADTFGHIVEKCFLGEANIGRKGSLFIPNLVKLGIINAYKESTGNYPLGFDQNLHTIASYAFASEISSGKDTTSGHWEIAGVPVLSDWYYFKEKQHSFNHNLLEKIINISKLTGFIGNCHASGTDIIHNLGEEHIKTRKPIIYTSSDSVFQIACHETFFGLKNLYKLCKTVRFILDKYKYKVARVIARPFIGNNKSNFQRTGNRRDFSIKPFSTTVIKKLIDEKNGQVIAIGKVSDIYGGVGISKAIKSIGINELCNTTINEMKVAVNNTIIFTNLVDFDSLWGHRRDVSGYARGLEFFDYRLPEIIDLVQENDLLILTADHGCDPTWKGTDHTRENVPILIYSPGIKKNYLGHRKTFSDIGQTIAKYFLLTDMPYGRNML, encoded by the coding sequence ATGAAACGAGTTTTTTTAATTGTTTTAGATTCGTTTGGAATAGGCTCTAGTTCTGATGCGGATAAATTTAATGATATTGGTGCAGATACATTTGGACATATAGTAGAAAAGTGTTTTTTAGGTGAAGCGAATATAGGAAGAAAAGGTTCTTTATTCATTCCTAATTTAGTGAAATTAGGAATAATAAATGCATATAAAGAATCTACAGGAAACTATCCTTTAGGATTCGATCAAAATTTACATACTATTGCTAGTTATGCTTTCGCGAGCGAGATTTCTTCTGGTAAAGATACTACTTCAGGGCACTGGGAAATTGCAGGGGTCCCAGTTTTAAGTGACTGGTATTATTTTAAAGAAAAGCAGCATAGCTTCAATCATAATTTATTAGAAAAAATTATAAATATATCAAAATTAACAGGTTTTATTGGAAATTGTCATGCATCAGGAACTGATATTATCCATAATTTAGGCGAAGAACATATTAAAACAAGAAAACCTATTATATATACTTCATCAGATTCTGTTTTTCAGATAGCATGTCATGAAACATTTTTTGGTTTGAAAAATCTTTATAAATTATGTAAAACTGTTCGTTTTATTTTAGATAAATACAAATACAAGGTTGCAAGAGTGATTGCAAGACCTTTTATTGGTAATAACAAATCTAATTTTCAACGAACAGGAAATAGACGTGATTTTTCCATTAAACCTTTTTCTACAACAGTTATTAAAAAATTAATAGATGAAAAAAATGGACAAGTGATTGCTATTGGTAAAGTTTCTGATATTTATGGTGGAGTAGGAATAAGTAAAGCAATTAAATCTATTGGGATTAATGAACTATGTAATACAACAATTAATGAGATGAAAGTAGCTGTTAATAATACTATTATATTTACCAATTTAGTAGATTTTGATTCGCTTTGGGGTCACCGTCGTGATGTTTCCGGGTATGCTAGAGGTTTAGAGTTTTTCGATTACAGACTACCTGAAATAATTGATTTAGTTCAAGAAAATGATTTATTAATTTTAACTGCAGATCATGGTTGTGATCCAACTTGGAAAGGAACAGATCATACTCGAGAAAATGTTCCTATATTAATTTATTCACCAGGAATTAAGAAAAATTATTTAGGTCACCGTAAAACTTTTTCTGATATTGGACAAACTATTGCCAAATATTTTTTATTGACTGATATGCCTTATGGTCGAAATATGCTTTAA
- a CDS encoding peptide chain release factor 3, producing the protein MLNSNHEQELSKRRTFAIISHPDAGKTTITEKILLFGKVIRISGAIKGRGNGKYAKSDWMNIEKERGISVTTSVMQFTYKNILINLLDTPGHQDFSEDTYRILTAVDCCLVVIDAAKGIEERTKKLIDVTRIHNTPIITFVNKLDRDSLEPIEILDEIEKDLKLSCIPINWPISCGKNFKGVYHIHDKIMYLYKNKLFKRNFLKIHSFFDFSNSLLNEYIGTDLSIHVRQELELIINIYAKFNKEKFLKGMITPVFFGSALGNFGIDHVLDSLIRWAPSPLYRQSNKRKVYPQEKKFTGFIFKIQANMDLKHRDRIAFMRIVSGKYTKGMKLKHVRVKKNITISDAFTFLAGDRISINKAYPGDVIGLHNHGTIKIGDTFTEGEDIKFIGIPSFAPEIFRLIYLNNPLKQKQLKKGLVQLSEEGTVQVFRPILNNNLILGAIGILQFDVVIERLRIEYNIDAIYKKINIVLARWIRSENYHKIDHFKKNNSLYLAYDTSDSLIYLAPSIANLNIVITQNPDIFFDKIREQ; encoded by the coding sequence ATGTTGAATTCAAATCATGAACAGGAATTGAGTAAAAGAAGAACTTTTGCAATTATTTCTCATCCTGATGCTGGAAAAACTACTATTACTGAAAAAATATTATTATTTGGGAAAGTAATTCGTATTTCTGGTGCAATAAAAGGTCGGGGAAATGGAAAGTATGCTAAATCAGATTGGATGAATATTGAAAAAGAACGTGGAATTTCTGTAACAACTTCAGTTATGCAATTCACATATAAAAACATTTTAATAAATTTATTAGATACTCCTGGTCATCAAGATTTTTCAGAAGATACATATCGTATTCTTACCGCTGTAGATTGTTGTTTAGTTGTAATTGATGCTGCGAAAGGTATAGAAGAGCGAACTAAAAAATTAATAGATGTTACACGTATTCATAATACTCCTATTATCACTTTTGTTAATAAGTTAGATCGTGATAGTCTAGAACCAATAGAAATTCTAGATGAAATTGAAAAAGATTTAAAATTAAGTTGCATTCCTATTAATTGGCCTATTAGTTGCGGAAAAAATTTTAAAGGAGTCTATCATATTCATGATAAAATAATGTATTTGTATAAAAATAAATTATTTAAAAGAAATTTTTTAAAGATACATAGTTTTTTTGATTTTTCTAATAGTTTACTAAATGAATACATTGGAACAGATTTATCTATACATGTTCGTCAAGAGCTAGAATTAATTATTAATATATATGCAAAATTTAATAAAGAAAAATTTTTAAAAGGTATGATAACGCCGGTTTTTTTTGGTAGTGCACTTGGAAATTTCGGTATTGATCATGTGTTAGATAGTTTAATAAGATGGGCTCCTTCTCCGTTGTATCGCCAAAGTAATAAACGTAAAGTATATCCTCAGGAAAAAAAATTTACAGGTTTTATATTTAAAATTCAAGCTAATATGGATTTAAAACACCGTGATAGAATAGCATTCATGAGAATTGTTTCAGGCAAATACACAAAAGGAATGAAATTAAAACATGTACGAGTAAAAAAAAATATAACTATTTCTGATGCTTTCACTTTTTTAGCTGGTGATAGAATATCAATAAATAAAGCCTATCCTGGTGATGTTATAGGCCTACATAATCATGGAACAATTAAAATTGGAGATACTTTTACAGAAGGAGAAGACATTAAGTTTATTGGAATACCAAGTTTTGCACCAGAAATTTTTCGTCTTATTTACTTAAACAATCCTCTTAAACAAAAACAATTAAAAAAAGGTTTAGTACAATTATCTGAAGAAGGAACTGTGCAAGTATTTCGTCCTATTCTTAATAATAATCTAATTTTAGGTGCAATTGGAATATTACAGTTTGATGTTGTTATTGAACGTTTAAGAATAGAATATAATATAGATGCAATATACAAAAAGATTAATATTGTTCTTGCACGTTGGATTAGATCTGAAAATTATCATAAGATTGATCACTTTAAAAAAAATAATAGTCTTTATTTAGCATATGATACTTCTGATAGTTTAATATATTTAGCACCAAGCATTGCCAATTTAAATATAGTCATAACTCAGAATCCTGATATTTTTTTTGATAAAATACGAGAACAGTAA